The following coding sequences are from one Candidatus Borkfalkia ceftriaxoniphila window:
- a CDS encoding glycerol-3-phosphate responsive antiterminator translates to MQFEIGPVIAAVRSAEEYAAALESGAETVFVVKSDLLSLREMLAEKRGKQVFVHADTCEGLGKDKVGLEVLSRLGADGVISTKNSLIAAAKGLGLGTVQRFFLIDSLSVQTAFESVSASRPDCAELMPGVLCKEIARFRARTQPFNVKIIAGGLIESKSDVIAALSAGADAVSVGRQELWYI, encoded by the coding sequence ATGCAGTTTGAGATCGGTCCCGTCATCGCGGCGGTGCGCAGCGCGGAAGAATACGCCGCGGCGCTTGAAAGCGGCGCGGAGACCGTATTCGTCGTCAAGAGCGATCTTCTGTCTTTGCGGGAGATGCTCGCAGAAAAGCGTGGCAAACAGGTATTCGTGCATGCGGATACGTGCGAGGGGCTCGGCAAAGACAAAGTGGGGCTGGAAGTTCTCTCGCGTCTGGGCGCGGACGGCGTCATCAGCACGAAAAATTCTTTGATCGCCGCGGCGAAAGGCCTGGGGCTGGGAACGGTACAGCGGTTTTTCCTCATCGATTCGCTGTCCGTGCAGACCGCTTTCGAGAGCGTGTCCGCCTCCCGTCCCGACTGCGCGGAACTGATGCCCGGCGTCCTATGCAAAGAGATCGCGCGCTTTCGCGCGCGGACGCAGCCGTTCAACGTCAAGATCATCGCGGGTGGGCTTATCGAGAGCAAATCCGACGTGATCGCCGCGCTTTCCGCGGGCGCCGACGCCGTTTCCGTCGGCAGACAAGAATTATGGTATATATAA